CGCCCTTCAATATCGAGCGCCGCGGTGACGATGAATACCGCATCACGCTGGCCGTGGCCGGCTTCCGCTCGGGCGATCTCGACATCGTCGCACAGCAGAACCTGCTGGTCGTGACCGGCAAGAAGCGCGACGAGCTGAACGAGGGCGAGATGCTGCATCTCGGCATCGCCAACCGCGGCTTCGAACGGCGTTTCGAACTGGCCGACTACGTGCGTGTCGACAATGCCGACCTGGCCGATGGCCTGCTGGTAATCGACCTCGTGCGTGAAGTGCCCGATGCGATGAAGCCCAAGAAGATCGCGATCGGCGCGCAGAAGCCGCTCGAAGTGGTCAAGGATGACGAGGACGGCGACAGCAGGGCCGCCTGATCCCGTGATCGGGCAAAAAGTATAGCAGAGGTATAGGGGGCGGAACTTGGGTTCCGCCCCCGCGACGTAAACGCCGCCCTACCTCGAAATCGACCGTCCGGGTCGCAGAAGACAGCCGTCATCGAGGCAAGCCCCATCGCCTGCTAGCGAAGCGCATATCTCGAAGAGCCGCACCCAAGGGCGCGGAAGACCGTTATTCTGCAGCAAATATATCAAAAGATAAACCCGCCTCGCGGAGGCGAAATGATTTTGTCGCGTTTTTACAAGCGCTTGAAAATCATAGTTCAAGGAATTCAGAGACTTGCCCCGAAACCCCCGTTTTGGGTAATTCAGACGAGGCGCGCCTGCTCGAGCGCCGCACCGACAAAACCGGCAAACAGCGGGTGCGGATCGAATGGCCGGGACTTCAATTCCGGGTGGAACTGGACCCCGACGAACCACGGATGATCGGGCCGTTCGACGATTTCGGGCAGCAGGCCATCGGGCGACATGCCCGAGAAGATAAGACCCTGCTTCTCCAGCGGCTCGATATAGGCGCCATTGACCTCGTAGCGGTGACGATGCCGTTCGGAGATGCTCGTCGCACCGCCATAGATTTTCGACACATGGCTGTTGGCCGCCAGCTTGGCCTCATAGGCACCAAGCCGCATGGTCCCGCCAAGGTCCCCGCCCGCTTCGCGCGTCTGCAGGCCCTCTTCGCTCATCCATTCGGTGATGATCCCCACCACCGGCTCGTCGGTTTCCCCGAATTCGGTCGATGATGCAGCGCTGTGTCCTGCCGTGCGGGCCGCTTCGATGCAGGCCATCTGCATGCCGAGGCAAATCCCGAAGAAGGGCACCTTGCGTTCGCGCGCAAAGCGCACCGCGGCGATCTTGCCCTCGCTTCCGCGTTCGCCGAAACCGCCGGGGACCAGGATCGCGTGCATCGGCTCGAGCCGCGCGGCGATGTCCGCATCGTCGCCCTCGAACACTTCGGCATCGATCCACTTGATGTTGACCTTGACCCGGTGCGCCATGCCGCCGTGCACCAGTGCTTCGTTGAGCGACTTATAGGCGTCCTGCAGGCCGACATACTTGCCGATCACGCCGATGGTGACTTCGCCATCGGGGTTCGAATGGCGGTCGACCACATCGTACCAGCGCGACAGGTCTGGATCGGGTGCATCGGTGATACCGAAGGCGCGCAGGACTTCGGTATCGAGCCCCTCGCCGTGATACTGCAGCGGCACGGCATAGATCGACGGCGCATCGAGCGCGGGAATGACCGCCTCCTGCCGCACGTTGCAGAACTGCGCGATCTTGCGCCGGTCGGATTCGGGGATCGGATGCTCGGCGCGGCACAGCAGCACGTCGGGCTTGATCCCGAGGCTGGCGAGCTCGCGCACCGAATGCTGGGTCGGCTTGGTCTTCAGCTCGCCGGCAGCGGCGATATAGGGCACCAACGTCACATGGACGCTGAGCGTCTGCCACGGCTCGAGCTCGTTGCGCAGCTGGCGGATCGCCTCCATGAACGGCAGGCCCTCGATATCGCCCACCGTGCCGCCGATTTCGCACAGGATGAAATCGTGATCGTCCTGCCCCGCGAGCGCGAAGTCCTTGATCTCGTCGGTGACGTGCGGAACGACCTGCACCGTAGCGCCCAGATAATCGCCGCGACGCTCCTTGGCGATGATGTCCTGGTAGATCCGGCCCGAGGTGATGTTGTCGCCCTGGTGCGCCGACACGCCGGTGAAGCGTTCGTAATGGCCGAGGTCGAGGTCGGTTTCGGCCCCGTCATCGGTCACATAGACCTCGCCGTGCTGATAAGGGGACATCGTCCCCGGATCGACGTTGAGATAGGGGTCGAATTTCCGGATACGGACCTTGTAGCCACGCGCCTGGAGCAGGCCGGCAAGCGATGCTGCCATGAGACCTTTGCCAAGCGAGGAGACCACGCCGCCGGTGATAAATATATACCGCGCCATGGGTGTCGGGCCTTAAGCTGAGGGGGTGAGTCGGGGCAAGCGCAAACACGTGCAAATCGCGCCGCTGGCACGGCGCAATCCACAGTCCTGCGATGTAACGTTCGTTATTCGGTCGCGTCGCCGAGCGGATCGGTGCTGGCTGGCGCGGCTTCGCCGGTGGTTGCCGGACCGAGCGGATCGGCGGGCGCTGCCGGGGTAACCGAGCGGTCGAGCGTCGATTCGATGGCATCGCTGCCGGTCGTCTCGACCGCGACCGCGGCCAGCGCGATCGACAGGACGACGAACAAGACCGCCAGCCATTTGGTCGACCGGGTGAGGAAGTCCGCTGCCCCGCGCGCGCTCAGCATGCCCGACGGGCTGCCGCCGATGCCGAGGCCGCCCCCTTCGGAGCGCTGCATCAGGATGACGCCGACAAGCGCGGCTGCGACGATCGCCTGGACGACAGTGAGAAACAGGAACATGCGGATACTCTTGGAACTGGTATTGCTGGGCTCACGCGCATCTAGGCGCGCGCAGGGCAAACGGCAAGCGCGCCGGGATCAGGCCTCTTCGGCCTCCGACGCACCGACCACGATGCCGAGGAAGCTTTCGGCCGAGAGGCTGGCCCCGCCAACCAGCGCCCCGCCCACTTCGGGCGTGGCGAGGATGTCGCGGGCATTGTCGGGCTTGACCGAACCGCCATAGAGAATGCGCACCAGCGACGATGCCTCTTCGCCGTAGGTCTCGTTGAGCAGCGCGCGGATCGCAGAGTGCATTGCCGCGATGTCCTCGCTGGTCGCAGTGCGTCCGGTTCCGATCGCCCAGATCGGCTCATAGGCGATGGTCAGACGCTCGGCGGGGTCCTCGAACAATGGCAGGGCGGCCTTGAGCTGGTCGAGAACATAGCGTTCCGCCTTCCCGGCATCGCGCGTCTCGAGCGGTTCGCCGCAGCACAGGATCACCCGCAGCCCGGCTTCGAGCGCCGATTCGATCTTGGCGTTGATCAGGTCCTTGGTCTCGCTATGGTCCTGGCGCCGCTCGCTATGGCCGAGGATCACGAACTTCGCCCCCGCATCGGCAATCATCGAGGCGTTGATGTCGCCCGTGTGCGCGCCTTCGGCACCCGGGTGGCAATCCTGCGCGCCGACCCCGATCTGCTCGGCTTCCTTATGGACCGCATGGATCAGCGTGTAGGGAGGTGCAACGGCGACCTCGACCTTCATGTAACGCTGCGCGGCACGGTCGATGGCGCGTGCTTCGGAAAGCATTGCCCGCGTGCCGTTCATTTTCCAGTTTCCGACGATGTAGGGCCGTTCGGCCATGGGTAGGTCCTGCGAATTGTCTGAATGGGTGGCCCGCTATATGGGGCTTGGGATGCGCTCCGCTAGAGAAGGTTTCTTCGCGCGTCAAAACCCTTTGCAACCTGTTGCCGCGCGGTCGCATGGGGGATAAAGCGCCCCAACCCATCCGGGTGACCCCGGAAGATCGCAGCCATTAACGGGATTGCCCGCACGCCATGTTCCAGTTTTTTCGTAACTTCTTCAAGACCAAGCTCGGTCTGGCCATCTCGCTGGCGTTCCTCGGCCTGATCGCTCTCGCCTTCGCCAGCGCGGATGTTTCGAGCACCGGAACTTTCGGGGGAATAGCCGGCGGAGACCGCGTGGCAGTGGTCGGCGACGAGAAAATTTCCACATCCGATCTCGTCCGCGCCACCAATAACGGGCTCGACTCGTTCCGCCAGGACCAGCCGACGGCGACGATGCAGGCATTCCTGCGCGAAGGCGGGCTGGACGGATCGCTCGAAGCGCTGATCAACCGCGCGGCCATCATGGGCTTCGCGCAGAAGCACGGCATCCGCGCGGGCGACAATCTCATCAACAGCGAGATCCGCATGATCCCCGCCTTCCGCGGGCCCGATGGCAATTTCAGCGAGGACACTTATCGCCAGGCGCTGGCCCAGCAGCGGGTGACCGATGCACAGGTCCGCGAAGACCTCGGGACCGGCCTGCTGTCGCAGCAATTGCTGATCCCGGCCGGCTTCGGCGCAAGCGTGCCCGACAAGCTCGCCTATCGCTATGCGCAATTGTTCAAGGAACGTCGCCGCGGTTCGATTGCTCTCCTGCCCGCGGCAACCTATGCCCCCAGCGGCAAGGCCGACCCCAAGGTGCTGCGCGCCTATTACGACAACAACCGCGATGTCTTCGTCCGCCCCGAACGCCGGACGATCCGGTATGCGACTTTCGATTCGAGTGCGCTCGGCGACCGTATCGAGCCGACCGATGCCGAAATCGCCGCGCGCTATGAACGCGACGCCGCGCAATATGCCGCCAGCGAAACCCGCGATGTCACTCAGCTGATCGTGCCCACCGAAGCCGCAGCCAAATCGATCCGCGACCGCGTTGCCGGCGGCGCCTCGTTCGAAACGGTTGCCCGTGAAGCCGGCTTGCGCGCATCGCCGGTCGTCGATGTCCTGCGTGAAGGCCTGTCCGCGCAGGCATCGCCCGCGGTTGCTTCGGCCTATTTCTCCGCAGCGCGCGGAGCGATGACTACACCTGCGCGCAGCCCGCTCGGCTGGCACGTCGCGCGTATCGATGCGATCGACACCACCCCCGCACGCACGCTCGCGCAGGTCCGCAGTGAACTGACCGATACGCTGCGCGAGGAAAAACGCGTGCGCGGCATGGCCGACCTCGCCAGCGAGATCGAGGAACAGCTCGAGGATGGCGCCACGCTCGCCGAAGTCGCCGAAGACCTCGGCCTCGACCTCAGCACGGTCGGCCCGGCGCTCGCCGATGGCCGCCTGTACGATACGCCGCAGCGTACGCTGCCCGATGTCCTGCGTCCCGCGCTGGCCACCGCCTTCCAGATGGATGAAGAAGAGCCCGAGATCGCACCGGTCGAAAGCGGGCAGACCTACCTCGTCTACGAAGTCGGCAATATCATCACCGCTGCCGCTGCGCCCTTTGCCGAGATCGAGGACATGGTCGAAGCCCGCTGGCGCGCGACCGAAGGCATGAAAGCTGCGCAGGCGGCCGCCGACCGCGTCATGGCGCGTCTGCGCGATGGCCAGTCGATCGCGCAGGCATTGGCTGCCGAAGAGCGCCGCGTCCCCCCGGCCCAGTCGGTCGACATGACCCGCGAAGATCTCGCCCGTCAGCGCGAGCGCCGCATCCCGCCGCCGCTCGCGCTGCTCTTCAGCATGGCCGAAGGCACGGCCAAGAAGCTCGAAGCGGGCG
This genomic window from Qipengyuania sp. HL-TH1 contains:
- a CDS encoding CTP synthase, which produces MARYIFITGGVVSSLGKGLMAASLAGLLQARGYKVRIRKFDPYLNVDPGTMSPYQHGEVYVTDDGAETDLDLGHYERFTGVSAHQGDNITSGRIYQDIIAKERRGDYLGATVQVVPHVTDEIKDFALAGQDDHDFILCEIGGTVGDIEGLPFMEAIRQLRNELEPWQTLSVHVTLVPYIAAAGELKTKPTQHSVRELASLGIKPDVLLCRAEHPIPESDRRKIAQFCNVRQEAVIPALDAPSIYAVPLQYHGEGLDTEVLRAFGITDAPDPDLSRWYDVVDRHSNPDGEVTIGVIGKYVGLQDAYKSLNEALVHGGMAHRVKVNIKWIDAEVFEGDDADIAARLEPMHAILVPGGFGERGSEGKIAAVRFARERKVPFFGICLGMQMACIEAARTAGHSAASSTEFGETDEPVVGIITEWMSEEGLQTREAGGDLGGTMRLGAYEAKLAANSHVSKIYGGATSISERHRHRYEVNGAYIEPLEKQGLIFSGMSPDGLLPEIVERPDHPWFVGVQFHPELKSRPFDPHPLFAGFVGAALEQARLV
- the secG gene encoding preprotein translocase subunit SecG, with the protein product MFLFLTVVQAIVAAALVGVILMQRSEGGGLGIGGSPSGMLSARGAADFLTRSTKWLAVLFVVLSIALAAVAVETTGSDAIESTLDRSVTPAAPADPLGPATTGEAAPASTDPLGDATE
- a CDS encoding Hsp20 family protein — protein: MNRMDLTPFRRSTVGFDRVFDLMERQARNAGGDNYPPFNIERRGDDEYRITLAVAGFRSGDLDIVAQQNLLVVTGKKRDELNEGEMLHLGIANRGFERRFELADYVRVDNADLADGLLVIDLVREVPDAMKPKKIAIGAQKPLEVVKDDEDGDSRAA
- a CDS encoding peptidylprolyl isomerase, with translation MFQFFRNFFKTKLGLAISLAFLGLIALAFASADVSSTGTFGGIAGGDRVAVVGDEKISTSDLVRATNNGLDSFRQDQPTATMQAFLREGGLDGSLEALINRAAIMGFAQKHGIRAGDNLINSEIRMIPAFRGPDGNFSEDTYRQALAQQRVTDAQVREDLGTGLLSQQLLIPAGFGASVPDKLAYRYAQLFKERRRGSIALLPAATYAPSGKADPKVLRAYYDNNRDVFVRPERRTIRYATFDSSALGDRIEPTDAEIAARYERDAAQYAASETRDVTQLIVPTEAAAKSIRDRVAGGASFETVAREAGLRASPVVDVLREGLSAQASPAVASAYFSAARGAMTTPARSPLGWHVARIDAIDTTPARTLAQVRSELTDTLREEKRVRGMADLASEIEEQLEDGATLAEVAEDLGLDLSTVGPALADGRLYDTPQRTLPDVLRPALATAFQMDEEEPEIAPVESGQTYLVYEVGNIITAAAAPFAEIEDMVEARWRATEGMKAAQAAADRVMARLRDGQSIAQALAAEERRVPPAQSVDMTREDLARQRERRIPPPLALLFSMAEGTAKKLEAGGNAGFFVVRVNDIAMDDIAADDPLIAQAQRQMGPLLGEEYADQFRRAMREELGVSRNPSAIEAVRTQLTGS
- the tpiA gene encoding triose-phosphate isomerase, whose protein sequence is MAERPYIVGNWKMNGTRAMLSEARAIDRAAQRYMKVEVAVAPPYTLIHAVHKEAEQIGVGAQDCHPGAEGAHTGDINASMIADAGAKFVILGHSERRQDHSETKDLINAKIESALEAGLRVILCCGEPLETRDAGKAERYVLDQLKAALPLFEDPAERLTIAYEPIWAIGTGRTATSEDIAAMHSAIRALLNETYGEEASSLVRILYGGSVKPDNARDILATPEVGGALVGGASLSAESFLGIVVGASEAEEA